In Plantibacter sp. PA-3-X8, one DNA window encodes the following:
- a CDS encoding ROK family transcriptional regulator, whose product MPREAMVEPSGGSMGSRSLLRRMNSLGVLRALLPQPLTLRELADASGLSRTAIDAIVTDLVEMGWLESVERASASRIGRPATAFHVRAGLGHLLSLDIGANHIHAVVTDLAGAVLGQRTARLPEDAGAPERITLALATGDAVLSTLDLTRGSVWIVAVGSPGAIGRDGEVLHFGGTGLPDWVGLNLRGRFEQEFDGAVLVEGDVALGARAELTVGAAQGHRDVVYLLCGVRTSAASIVDGKVHRGVHGAAGIVGEMPELRWSRLNERYGESVLGSPRPSREEIFDAARAGDRIALTAMDEFADDLATGAAAMVLALDPELLVVGGGSAPGADVFLPRFIRTLGEICPLPPDVVVSSLGSEAVAMGGVSLASQHLDTVLQTAVRDVERFPDPDGAQLLVKRTAAS is encoded by the coding sequence ATGCCTCGAGAGGCGATGGTGGAGCCGTCCGGCGGATCGATGGGCAGTCGGTCGTTGCTCCGGAGGATGAACTCGCTCGGTGTGCTGCGCGCCCTGCTCCCGCAGCCACTCACCCTGCGGGAGCTGGCGGACGCGTCCGGGCTGTCTCGGACGGCCATCGACGCGATCGTGACGGATCTCGTCGAGATGGGCTGGCTCGAATCCGTCGAACGCGCCTCCGCGTCCCGGATCGGCAGACCCGCCACCGCCTTCCACGTGCGCGCCGGACTCGGCCACCTCCTGTCGCTCGACATCGGCGCGAACCACATCCACGCCGTCGTGACCGACCTCGCCGGTGCCGTCCTGGGCCAGCGCACGGCTCGCCTGCCCGAGGATGCGGGCGCGCCCGAGCGCATCACCCTGGCGCTGGCGACCGGCGATGCGGTGCTCAGCACCCTCGACCTCACCCGCGGGTCGGTGTGGATCGTCGCCGTGGGATCCCCCGGCGCGATCGGCCGGGACGGCGAGGTGCTGCACTTCGGCGGAACGGGACTCCCGGACTGGGTCGGACTCAACCTGCGCGGGCGGTTCGAGCAGGAGTTCGACGGAGCCGTCCTGGTGGAGGGCGACGTTGCGCTCGGTGCCCGCGCGGAACTGACCGTCGGCGCGGCACAGGGCCACCGCGACGTCGTCTATCTCCTCTGCGGCGTGCGCACCAGCGCCGCCTCCATCGTCGACGGGAAGGTGCATCGCGGCGTGCACGGTGCGGCAGGGATCGTCGGCGAGATGCCCGAACTCCGGTGGTCCCGCCTGAACGAGCGGTACGGCGAGTCGGTCCTCGGCTCACCACGGCCGTCCCGCGAGGAGATCTTCGATGCGGCTCGCGCCGGTGATCGGATCGCCCTGACGGCGATGGACGAGTTCGCGGACGACCTGGCCACCGGCGCAGCGGCCATGGTCCTCGCTCTCGATCCGGAACTCCTCGTGGTCGGCGGCGGCAGTGCTCCGGGCGCGGACGTCTTCCTGCCGCGTTTCATCCGCACCCTCGGCGAGATCTGCCCGCTGCCACCGGACGTGGTCGTCTCCTCGCTGGGTTCGGAGGCGGTGGCGATGGGTGGCGTGAGCCTGGCGTCCCAGCACCTCGACACCGTCCTGCAGACGGCCGTCCGAGACGTGGAGCGGTTCCCCGACCCGGACGGAGCGCAGCTGCTCGTCAAGCGGACCGCAGCGTCCTGA
- a CDS encoding glycoside hydrolase family 36 protein codes for MLHTFTFGDLRIPANLAGEPTATSSGFVVPAGPVALLHPFGDTGFYRHGWNSWSPSGWTTTDGETIGIKNSPDRLLTADDAVNETPHLHSGSGVGAIEGPDGTVLLIGTLGLGNPRVGADRNTIWARSETDEAEWFVTFGPEQQAFADYAAILSERLGRRSQRAGRVWSSWYSYYEGIDEELVARTVADLTGYPFDVFQLDDGWEPIVGDWTAGPDFPSGMQATAGRIAEAGFRPGLWLAPMIALPDSTIARERPDLLVQDDAGRPLATGYNWNSHYYSLDTTQREVQDHLREVFERVTGWGFSYLKLDFMYAGAVTGRRHQDVHRETAYRDAISFIRETVGDDVYLLGCGVPMIPSIGVFDGARVGPDVGPFWDNAERVGDPSGVGAWNSIVDSVNRVWLKDVYEVDPDAVYFRSARNLLDPVERRMLQDVAAILEFKSTSDPVVWLHESERAELRQYLTETPTVEQTGRFTFRLDGREVDLTAVVAGEARSDTSYIG; via the coding sequence ATGCTGCACACCTTCACCTTCGGTGACCTCCGCATCCCCGCGAACCTCGCCGGCGAACCGACCGCCACCAGCTCGGGGTTCGTCGTGCCCGCAGGTCCGGTCGCGCTCCTCCACCCCTTCGGCGACACCGGCTTCTACCGGCACGGCTGGAACTCGTGGAGCCCGAGCGGGTGGACCACCACCGACGGCGAGACCATCGGCATCAAGAACAGCCCCGACCGGCTGCTCACCGCCGACGACGCGGTCAACGAGACCCCGCACCTCCACTCCGGCAGTGGTGTCGGAGCCATCGAGGGGCCGGACGGCACCGTACTGCTCATCGGGACCCTCGGGCTCGGCAACCCCCGGGTCGGTGCCGACCGCAACACGATCTGGGCGCGGAGCGAGACCGACGAAGCCGAGTGGTTCGTCACGTTCGGGCCGGAGCAGCAGGCCTTCGCCGACTACGCGGCGATCCTGTCCGAACGGCTCGGGCGGCGCTCGCAGCGCGCCGGTCGCGTCTGGAGCAGTTGGTACTCCTACTACGAGGGCATCGACGAGGAGCTGGTCGCCCGCACCGTCGCCGATCTCACCGGGTACCCCTTCGACGTGTTCCAGCTCGACGACGGCTGGGAGCCGATCGTGGGCGACTGGACGGCCGGACCGGACTTCCCGTCGGGCATGCAGGCGACCGCCGGTCGCATCGCCGAAGCCGGGTTCCGCCCGGGGCTCTGGCTCGCCCCGATGATCGCGCTTCCCGACTCCACGATCGCGCGGGAGCGCCCCGACCTCCTCGTGCAGGACGACGCCGGCCGCCCGCTGGCGACCGGCTACAACTGGAACTCCCACTACTACTCGCTCGACACCACCCAGCGGGAGGTGCAGGACCACCTCCGCGAGGTCTTCGAGCGCGTCACCGGGTGGGGCTTCAGCTACCTCAAGCTCGACTTCATGTACGCGGGCGCCGTCACCGGGCGGCGGCACCAGGACGTCCACCGCGAAACCGCCTACCGGGACGCGATCTCGTTCATCAGGGAGACCGTCGGCGACGACGTGTACCTGCTCGGCTGCGGCGTCCCGATGATCCCGTCCATCGGGGTATTCGACGGCGCGCGCGTGGGGCCGGATGTCGGTCCGTTCTGGGACAACGCCGAACGGGTCGGCGATCCGTCGGGCGTCGGGGCCTGGAACTCCATCGTCGACTCCGTCAACCGCGTCTGGCTGAAGGACGTCTACGAGGTCGACCCCGACGCCGTCTACTTCCGCAGCGCTCGGAACCTCCTCGACCCCGTCGAACGTCGCATGCTCCAAGACGTCGCCGCCATCCTCGAGTTCAAGTCGACCTCCGACCCGGTGGTCTGGCTGCACGAGAGCGAACGCGCCGAACTCCGCCAGTACCTCACGGAGACGCCGACGGTCGAACAGACGGGGCGGTTCACGTTCCGCCTCGACGGCCGCGAGGTCGACCTGACTGCCGTCGTGGCGGGAGAGGCCCGCTCCGACACCTCGTACATCGGGTGA
- a CDS encoding helix-turn-helix transcriptional regulator: MSAKPGSAERFEAAGSDVDDARELYREAYRIGGMTVEPTAAEFGYRFTSTGDDDLSLRASQVEGRITGASFTQGEYVVSWMTRGEGVSDLLGSPMKFLHGQPAMFANDRPAQFDLIDYRLNMMHFGGAYLEGVAGETEGSVGPIRFDTTFRPSGAGLHRWNASVAAVAGVVYDDDSPALLRAEARRAAAVSLLETFPHLALRPPTEVAVAASARTRTAVEYLVANAHLPIRTEDVAAAAGMSLRSLQSAFRREFDVTPADYLRAVRLDRVRDDLRDADPGRTTVGDVARRWGFGHLGRFAAGYSRRFGEYPSATLASSNTIGTRPRSLG; encoded by the coding sequence ATGAGCGCGAAACCAGGGTCCGCGGAGCGGTTCGAGGCCGCGGGGAGCGACGTCGACGACGCTCGCGAACTCTACCGCGAGGCCTACCGGATCGGCGGGATGACGGTCGAGCCGACCGCCGCCGAGTTCGGATACCGCTTCACCTCGACCGGCGACGACGACCTCTCCCTCCGTGCCTCGCAGGTCGAGGGACGGATCACGGGTGCGTCGTTCACCCAGGGCGAGTACGTGGTCTCCTGGATGACGCGTGGCGAAGGCGTCTCAGACCTGCTCGGCTCGCCGATGAAGTTCCTGCACGGGCAGCCGGCGATGTTCGCCAACGACCGCCCCGCGCAGTTCGACCTCATCGACTACCGGCTCAACATGATGCACTTCGGCGGCGCCTATCTCGAGGGTGTCGCGGGGGAGACCGAGGGGTCGGTGGGTCCGATCCGGTTCGACACGACGTTCCGCCCGTCGGGCGCGGGACTCCACCGATGGAACGCCTCCGTCGCGGCCGTCGCAGGGGTGGTCTACGACGACGACAGCCCGGCGCTCCTGCGCGCGGAGGCCAGGCGAGCGGCCGCGGTGTCGTTGCTCGAGACGTTCCCGCACCTCGCGCTCCGGCCGCCGACCGAGGTGGCCGTCGCCGCCAGCGCTCGGACGCGGACCGCGGTGGAGTACCTCGTCGCGAACGCTCATCTGCCGATCCGCACCGAGGACGTCGCAGCGGCGGCCGGCATGAGCCTCCGCAGTCTGCAGTCGGCGTTCCGCCGGGAGTTCGACGTGACACCGGCCGACTACCTCCGCGCGGTCCGGCTCGACCGCGTCCGCGACGACCTGCGGGACGCCGACCCCGGACGGACGACGGTCGGTGACGTCGCCCGTCGGTGGGGGTTCGGTCATCTGGGGCGGTTCGCCGCCGGGTACTCGCGACGCTTCGGCGAGTACCCGAGTGCGACGCTGGCCTCGTCGAACACCATCGGAACCCGCCCGCGTTCCCTAGGCTGA
- a CDS encoding RidA family protein: MTRSTVTDPHAPEPVGPYSHAASGPSGALHLSGQTPIDPSTGTLVEGDVAAQTERVFANLESVLTAAGRGFGDVVKVNVYLVDMADFAAMNRVYETVFSAPYPARTTVAVVGLPLGARVEIELVA, encoded by the coding sequence ATGACCCGATCCACCGTGACCGACCCGCACGCGCCCGAACCCGTCGGGCCGTACTCGCATGCGGCGTCCGGCCCGAGCGGGGCACTCCACCTTTCGGGGCAGACGCCCATCGACCCCTCGACCGGAACCCTCGTCGAGGGCGACGTCGCGGCACAGACCGAGCGGGTGTTCGCCAACCTCGAGTCGGTGCTGACGGCCGCCGGTCGAGGCTTCGGCGATGTCGTGAAGGTGAACGTGTACCTCGTCGACATGGCCGATTTCGCCGCGATGAACCGCGTCTACGAGACGGTCTTCTCGGCGCCCTACCCTGCGCGCACCACGGTCGCGGTCGTCGGGCTGCCGCTCGGCGCGCGCGTCGAGATCGAGCTCGTCGCCTGA
- a CDS encoding GrpB family protein codes for MIELSPHRTAWATAFRHEAARLSDVLDGRVDAIEHIGSTAVPGLVAKPIIDLAARAMAGVDPFALGPLLAGLGYEPNAAGPKTHAVYVRSERARRTHILHMFGPDAWEHCNQRLFRDKLLHDASARRRYQELKLELARTDDGRAYTAAKLPLIEALLNEERTARGLPPTEAWDK; via the coding sequence ATGATCGAGCTGAGCCCGCACCGGACGGCGTGGGCGACGGCGTTCCGACACGAGGCGGCGCGACTCTCGGACGTCCTCGACGGACGTGTCGACGCGATCGAGCACATCGGGAGCACCGCCGTCCCTGGTCTCGTCGCCAAGCCGATCATCGACCTCGCCGCGAGAGCGATGGCAGGCGTCGACCCGTTCGCCCTCGGACCGCTCCTGGCCGGGCTCGGGTACGAGCCGAACGCCGCGGGACCGAAGACGCATGCCGTGTACGTCCGCTCAGAGCGAGCCCGTCGCACGCACATCCTCCACATGTTCGGCCCAGACGCGTGGGAGCACTGCAACCAGCGGCTGTTCCGAGACAAGCTACTGCACGACGCATCCGCTCGGCGCCGCTATCAGGAGCTCAAGCTGGAGCTCGCCAGGACCGACGACGGCCGCGCCTACACGGCGGCGAAACTCCCGCTCATCGAAGCGCTGCTGAACGAGGAACGCACCGCGCGGGGCCTGCCGCCGACCGAGGCCTGGGACAAGTAG
- a CDS encoding LacI family DNA-binding transcriptional regulator: protein MSTSDASAETVAPEPGTPEPTAGAARTKRAATIYDIAQLAGVNPSTVSRALSRPGRINEKTAQKIHDAAKQLNYVANPAARALPTGRTGTLGLIVADITNPMFFDVVRGAEREAAERNYTLVLAEFKESAEMELLTARRLMPSVDGLILATSRLLPDDVRALGQEKPVVVINRQVDDVDSIVADIDPGLTAAIDHLAELGHRRLAFVSGPGRSWMSRHRWSRTRELCAERGIETVRVPSTQPDMAAGRAAATAVLETGATAVLAYNDLLAIGIMLELRSRGVEMPTQLSLIGFDDIFGSDFTTPALTSIRSPHIASGSYAVQTLFAHLGGTAVPTITDLATTLIMRESTAPPPSD from the coding sequence ATGAGCACCTCTGACGCATCCGCGGAGACGGTCGCTCCCGAGCCCGGAACGCCCGAACCCACGGCAGGGGCCGCGAGGACGAAACGTGCCGCGACGATCTACGACATCGCACAGCTCGCCGGCGTCAACCCGTCGACCGTTTCGCGGGCGCTGAGCCGCCCTGGCCGCATCAACGAGAAGACGGCGCAGAAGATCCACGACGCCGCCAAGCAGCTCAACTACGTCGCGAACCCCGCCGCCCGAGCGCTCCCCACCGGGCGCACCGGCACGCTCGGCCTCATCGTCGCCGACATCACGAACCCGATGTTCTTCGACGTCGTCCGCGGCGCGGAGCGTGAGGCCGCCGAGCGCAACTACACGCTCGTGCTCGCGGAGTTCAAGGAGTCGGCGGAGATGGAGCTGCTGACCGCCCGGCGGCTCATGCCGTCGGTCGACGGTCTCATCCTCGCGACCTCGAGGCTTCTGCCCGACGACGTGCGCGCGCTGGGCCAGGAGAAGCCCGTCGTCGTGATCAACCGTCAGGTCGACGACGTCGACAGCATCGTCGCCGACATCGACCCGGGCCTCACCGCGGCGATCGACCACCTCGCCGAGCTCGGGCACCGGAGGCTCGCGTTCGTCTCCGGCCCCGGTCGGTCCTGGATGTCGCGGCATCGGTGGAGCCGGACACGGGAGCTGTGCGCGGAGCGCGGCATCGAGACGGTGCGGGTCCCTTCGACGCAGCCCGACATGGCCGCAGGCAGGGCGGCAGCCACCGCCGTGCTCGAGACGGGTGCCACCGCGGTCCTCGCGTACAACGACCTCCTGGCCATCGGCATCATGCTGGAGCTGCGCTCACGTGGTGTCGAGATGCCCACCCAGCTGAGCCTCATCGGCTTCGACGACATCTTCGGTTCGGACTTCACGACACCGGCACTCACCTCGATCCGCAGCCCGCACATCGCCTCCGGCTCCTACGCCGTGCAGACCCTCTTCGCGCACCTCGGGGGCACCGCCGTCCCGACCATCACCGACCTCGCGACCACGCTCATCATGCGCGAGTCGACCGCCCCGCCGCCCTCGGACTGA
- a CDS encoding sugar phosphate isomerase/epimerase has protein sequence MSAQRTNRVAANPIPYWSARGKTREVFEEAFADFQRIGFTAVKADIPEGMTADEYRTWIGGYGLAPSLSLFSSAFDETVDPAEVLEAAKAFGAAQASLGLDRTMISSMAIPARMATPAIGADFSQERLDLAIENVGRTCEVLLAEGIRPLQHSHVGGVFETEHEIRSLLDTLGPDLIGFGPDTGHLRWAGADPVAMITDYRDRVGGIHIKDVYADHLDGAADGALSYHETSQTKRLWAEPGLGVLDFDAIVAAMPADYDGDFMIEVDFPSVESVYESHRLSYEWASHALDVATR, from the coding sequence ATGAGCGCCCAGCGGACGAACCGGGTGGCGGCGAACCCCATCCCGTACTGGAGTGCGCGCGGCAAGACCCGCGAGGTGTTCGAGGAGGCCTTCGCCGACTTCCAGCGCATCGGGTTCACCGCGGTGAAGGCCGACATCCCCGAGGGCATGACCGCGGACGAGTACCGCACGTGGATCGGCGGCTACGGCCTCGCACCGTCGCTCAGCCTGTTCAGCAGCGCGTTCGACGAGACGGTCGACCCGGCCGAGGTCCTCGAGGCGGCGAAGGCGTTCGGGGCGGCCCAGGCCTCCCTCGGACTCGACCGTACGATGATCTCCTCGATGGCGATCCCGGCGCGCATGGCGACGCCGGCGATCGGCGCCGACTTCTCCCAGGAGCGCCTCGACCTGGCCATCGAGAACGTCGGCCGCACCTGCGAGGTCCTGCTCGCCGAGGGGATCCGTCCCCTGCAGCATTCGCACGTCGGTGGTGTCTTCGAGACCGAGCACGAGATCCGCAGTCTGCTCGACACCCTCGGACCGGACCTCATCGGGTTCGGGCCCGACACCGGGCACCTCCGCTGGGCGGGAGCGGACCCGGTCGCGATGATCACCGACTACCGCGACCGCGTCGGCGGCATCCACATCAAAGATGTGTACGCCGATCACCTCGACGGCGCAGCGGACGGCGCGCTGAGCTACCACGAGACGTCGCAGACGAAGCGGCTGTGGGCGGAACCCGGGCTCGGTGTGCTCGACTTCGACGCGATCGTCGCGGCGATGCCCGCGGACTACGACGGGGATTTCATGATCGAGGTCGACTTCCCGAGCGTCGAGAGCGTCTACGAGTCGCACCGCCTGTCGTACGAATGGGCCAGCCACGCACTCGATGTCGCGACCCGCTGA
- a CDS encoding Gfo/Idh/MocA family protein, which produces MSRPHRIAIAGAGIISKQHGIVIDQLRDELELVAVADPELAKAEALVAERGGRAFTALTEALAQTDPDIVVVCTPTGLHADLAIEALEAGKHVIIEKPADVTVSRTDDIIAAQERAGTVVTVISQHRFDPSTEIVLAAAERGDLGRITSGIASVDWWRGQSYYDSGDWRGTWALDGGGALMNQGVHTVDLLVALLGHPVEVFGYTALLAHERIETEDVAVGVVRFASGALGVIHGSTAVYPGLVARLQVHGDRGSAVIENDQLTYFHSTPAGMERAEAFFGSQGKDTNQAAQFADETQAGSSVAGQMSDAHLRQYRNVLAAIRGEEPLRVTLAENRQAISIITGLYESARTGQPVRLDAVAAVAR; this is translated from the coding sequence ATGTCCCGACCGCACCGCATCGCCATCGCCGGCGCCGGCATCATCTCGAAGCAGCACGGCATCGTCATCGACCAGTTGCGCGACGAGCTGGAACTCGTCGCCGTCGCCGACCCGGAGCTCGCGAAGGCGGAGGCCCTCGTCGCCGAGCGCGGCGGACGCGCGTTCACGGCCCTCACGGAGGCGCTGGCGCAGACCGACCCCGACATCGTCGTCGTCTGCACGCCCACCGGTCTGCACGCCGACCTCGCCATCGAGGCGCTCGAGGCCGGCAAGCACGTCATCATCGAGAAGCCGGCCGACGTCACCGTCTCGCGGACGGACGACATCATCGCCGCCCAGGAGCGCGCCGGTACCGTCGTGACCGTCATCTCCCAGCACCGCTTCGACCCGTCGACGGAGATCGTCCTCGCCGCTGCCGAACGCGGAGACCTCGGGCGCATCACCTCGGGCATCGCATCGGTCGACTGGTGGCGCGGGCAGAGCTACTACGACTCCGGCGACTGGCGCGGCACGTGGGCGCTCGACGGCGGCGGAGCGCTCATGAACCAGGGCGTGCACACGGTCGACCTGCTGGTCGCCCTCCTCGGACACCCCGTCGAAGTCTTCGGGTACACGGCGCTCCTCGCCCACGAGCGCATCGAGACCGAGGACGTCGCGGTCGGTGTCGTCCGCTTCGCATCCGGCGCGCTGGGCGTCATCCACGGCTCCACGGCCGTCTACCCGGGCCTCGTCGCGCGGCTGCAGGTCCACGGTGACCGCGGCTCCGCGGTCATCGAGAACGACCAGCTGACGTACTTCCACTCCACCCCCGCGGGGATGGAGCGCGCCGAGGCCTTCTTCGGCTCGCAGGGCAAGGACACGAACCAGGCGGCGCAGTTCGCCGACGAGACGCAGGCGGGCTCGAGCGTCGCCGGACAGATGTCGGACGCGCACCTGCGCCAGTACCGGAACGTCCTCGCCGCGATCCGCGGGGAGGAGCCGCTCCGCGTGACGCTGGCCGAGAACCGCCAGGCGATCTCGATCATCACCGGTCTCTACGAATCCGCACGCACGGGCCAACCGGTCCGCCTCGACGCCGTTGCGGCGGTGGCCCGATGA
- a CDS encoding sugar phosphate isomerase/epimerase: protein MASSVRIDIATAQRHPLTGYGVIVPSERIPGAFASGADYAEPTIVGNLVVADGAGWTRHPDYDVSVRRGSFAILFPGDLSLADPGFPTERVTAYLDAVMPIIGSVSEPGAKIVFGSGTARTIPTGVDVAAARARFAEVVVETRDAAERNGLQIVLEPLNRDETNLLNSLEETVAFLDEFGIDRVPVVADLFHIMLEEEPFAVVQALGARIGHAHIADAGRRPPGQGDWPLTEFITALRDGGYDGPITVECLFEDFEPELEAALAHLRQLA from the coding sequence GTGGCAAGCAGCGTTCGTATCGACATCGCGACCGCCCAGCGGCACCCGCTCACGGGGTACGGCGTGATCGTCCCCTCCGAACGCATCCCCGGTGCGTTCGCGTCCGGAGCCGACTACGCGGAACCGACCATCGTCGGCAACCTCGTCGTCGCCGACGGAGCCGGGTGGACGCGCCACCCCGACTACGACGTGAGCGTCCGACGCGGCTCGTTCGCGATCCTGTTCCCCGGCGACCTGTCGCTCGCCGACCCCGGCTTCCCGACGGAACGCGTCACCGCGTACCTCGACGCCGTCATGCCGATCATCGGTTCGGTCTCGGAGCCCGGCGCGAAGATCGTGTTCGGGAGCGGTACGGCGCGCACCATCCCCACCGGGGTGGACGTCGCGGCCGCCCGCGCGAGGTTCGCAGAGGTCGTCGTCGAGACGCGCGACGCGGCGGAGCGGAACGGACTGCAGATCGTCCTCGAGCCGCTGAACCGTGACGAGACGAACCTGCTCAACTCGCTCGAGGAGACGGTCGCCTTCCTCGACGAGTTCGGGATCGACCGTGTGCCCGTCGTCGCCGACCTCTTCCACATCATGCTGGAGGAGGAGCCGTTCGCCGTCGTCCAGGCCCTCGGCGCCCGCATCGGACACGCCCACATCGCCGATGCCGGACGACGGCCGCCCGGCCAGGGCGACTGGCCACTCACCGAATTCATCACGGCCCTCCGAGACGGCGGCTACGACGGCCCCATCACCGTCGAGTGCCTCTTCGAGGACTTCGAACCGGAGCTCGAGGCCGCCCTCGCGCACCTCCGTCAGCTCGCCTGA
- the uxaC gene encoding glucuronate isomerase: protein MPTTLQNDPDRLLPADPGTRDVARALYRSVEALPIISPHGHVDPAILVEDTPFANATELFLRHDHYVTRLLHAAGFSLADVGVPDLAEGGAVAAPRDAWRRFCEHWHLYAGTASGYWLSSILGEQFGVTEQPDGANADRLFDTIHEALQAPAFRPRALFDRFRIEVLATTDDPMDDLAAHAALAADPTFSGRVLPTFRPDAYLDPSKAGWAERVAALAAWNGTPEGSYRGYLEALAGRRRHFIEHGAVSADHGVPQPLTLELEEADAAALFDRALSGTADAADLERFAAHMLFESARMSVEDGLVMTVHPGVHRNHHAPTLARFGPDTGHDLPVRTDYVRPLRPLLERFGTAPGFHLVLFSVDETSYSREIAPLAGFYPSVFIGAPWWFLDAPDAVLRFRSAVTETAGFSRGSGFIDDTRAFLSIPARHDMSRRLDASFLARLVREGRIDEATAERIILDLVVEQPRRVFKL from the coding sequence GTGCCGACGACGCTGCAGAACGATCCAGACCGCCTCCTCCCCGCCGACCCCGGGACGCGCGACGTCGCCAGGGCGCTCTACCGCTCGGTCGAGGCCCTGCCGATCATCTCGCCGCACGGGCACGTGGATCCGGCGATCCTCGTCGAGGACACCCCGTTCGCGAACGCCACCGAGCTGTTCCTCCGGCACGACCACTACGTCACCCGCCTGCTGCACGCCGCCGGGTTCTCCCTCGCGGACGTCGGCGTGCCCGACCTCGCGGAGGGTGGTGCCGTCGCCGCGCCGCGGGACGCCTGGCGACGGTTCTGCGAGCACTGGCACCTGTACGCCGGCACCGCCTCCGGGTACTGGCTGAGCTCGATCCTCGGTGAGCAGTTCGGCGTCACGGAGCAGCCGGACGGCGCGAACGCCGACCGGCTCTTCGACACGATCCACGAGGCGCTCCAAGCGCCGGCGTTCCGTCCGCGTGCGCTGTTCGACCGCTTCCGCATCGAGGTGCTCGCGACCACCGACGACCCGATGGACGACCTCGCCGCGCATGCCGCCCTCGCAGCGGACCCCACCTTCAGCGGGCGCGTCCTGCCGACCTTCCGGCCCGACGCGTACCTCGATCCGTCGAAGGCCGGGTGGGCGGAGCGGGTCGCGGCGCTCGCTGCCTGGAACGGCACCCCGGAGGGCAGCTACCGCGGCTATCTCGAAGCGCTCGCCGGGCGCCGTCGCCACTTCATCGAACATGGGGCGGTGTCGGCCGACCACGGTGTCCCGCAGCCACTCACGCTCGAACTCGAGGAGGCGGACGCCGCAGCGCTGTTCGACCGCGCGCTGTCGGGGACCGCCGACGCCGCCGACCTCGAGCGGTTCGCCGCGCACATGCTGTTCGAGAGCGCCCGGATGAGCGTCGAGGACGGCCTCGTCATGACCGTGCACCCCGGTGTCCACCGCAACCACCACGCGCCGACGCTCGCCCGCTTCGGACCGGACACCGGGCACGACCTCCCGGTCCGCACCGACTACGTCCGCCCCCTGCGCCCGTTGCTGGAGCGGTTCGGCACGGCTCCGGGGTTCCACCTCGTCCTCTTCAGCGTCGACGAGACGAGCTACTCGCGGGAGATCGCACCGCTCGCCGGGTTCTACCCGAGCGTCTTCATCGGCGCGCCGTGGTGGTTCCTCGACGCGCCCGACGCCGTCCTGCGCTTCCGGTCCGCCGTGACGGAGACGGCAGGATTCTCACGCGGATCGGGGTTCATCGACGACACGCGGGCGTTCCTCTCGATCCCCGCCCGACACGACATGTCCCGGCGCCTCGACGCGTCCTTCCTCGCGCGACTCGTGCGGGAGGGGCGCATCGACGAGGCGACGGCCGAACGCATCATCCTCGACCTCGTCGTCGAGCAGCCGCGACGGGTGTTCAAGCTGTGA